In Oryza sativa Japonica Group chromosome 2, ASM3414082v1, the following are encoded in one genomic region:
- the LOC4329792 gene encoding uncharacterized protein isoform X2 — protein MKSKTNRSIQKARKTDNVQGGPNWVLVAGGVLLSTLSVKLGCKLKQLFDAKQRNTQRRPGTCELHSNLYRFSDHLSCYHCNSGFSGNGVGVKQAPASPASKQMEPSLPLVKIPGPESSKENNGVMWISSPDRLEDPRKPFQYSNSSGSPCVSESGSDIYSKKEVIQKLRQHLKKRDEMIMEMQAQIADLKNSLNIQETHSTNLQSQLDSANRDLFESEREIQHLRKIIADHCVAEALSHDKPLLAGHWQSGATNGHANGYADSSSVDDPELHFIGLDKRKGEAERVEMLKREVGELKEVIEGKDFLLQSYKEQKVELSSKIRELQEKFSSQVPNIL, from the exons ATGAAGTCAAAGACTAACAGGAGCATACAGAAGGCGAGAAAAACAGATAATGTCCAAGGAGGACCAAACTGGGTTCTTGTTGCGGGAGGAGTTTTGCTGAGCACACTCTCAGTTAAACTTGGGTGCAAATTGAAACAACTATTTGATGCGAAGCAACGAAATA CCCAAAGAAGGCCAGGAACATGTGAGTTACACTCAAATCTCTACCGGTTTAGTGATCACCTGAGCTGCTACCATTGTAATTCAG GGTTTTCAGGCAATGGAGTAGGAGTAAAGCAGGCACCTGCAAGTCCTGCATCAAAACAGATGGAACCCTCCCTTCCACTTGTGAAGATACCAGGACCAGAATCAAGCAAAGAGAATAATGGCGTCATGTGGATATCATCACCTGATCGACTTGAGGATCCTCGTAAACCATTTCAGTACTCAAACAGTTCTGGCTCTCCTTGTGTTTCAGAATCAGGATCTGACATCTATAGCAAGAAAGAGGTTATACAGAAGCTGAGGCAGCATCTCAAGAAACGTGATGAGATGATCATGGAGATGCAAGCTCAGATTGCTGATCTTAAAAACTCTCTTAACATCCAGGAGACACATTCCACCAATTTGCAGTCTCAGCTGGATTCCGCTAACCGTGATCTCTTCGAATCTGAGCGAGAGATTCAGCACCTGAGGAAGATCATTGCAGATCATTGTGTTGCAGAAGCACTCTCTCATGATAAACCTTTGCTGGCTGGGCATTGGCAGTCAGGTGCCACCAATGGGCATGCCAATGGCTATGCTGATAGCAGCAGTGTTGATGACCCTGAGCTGCATTTTATTGGCCTCgacaaaaggaaaggagaggcAGAAAGGGTGGAGATGCTCAAGAGGGAGGTCGGTGAGCTAAAGGAAGTTATCGAAGGGAAGGACTTCCTGCTTCAGAGCTACAAGGAGCAGAAGGTGGAGCTCTCTTCCAAGATAAGGGAATTGCAGGAGAAATTCTCAAGTCAAGTGCCCAACATCCTGTAG
- the LOC4329792 gene encoding uncharacterized protein isoform X1 — MKSKTNRSIQKARKTDNVQGGPNWVLVAGGVLLSTLSVKLGCKLKQLFDAKQRNSNTSKAQRRPGTCELHSNLYRFSDHLSCYHCNSGFSGNGVGVKQAPASPASKQMEPSLPLVKIPGPESSKENNGVMWISSPDRLEDPRKPFQYSNSSGSPCVSESGSDIYSKKEVIQKLRQHLKKRDEMIMEMQAQIADLKNSLNIQETHSTNLQSQLDSANRDLFESEREIQHLRKIIADHCVAEALSHDKPLLAGHWQSGATNGHANGYADSSSVDDPELHFIGLDKRKGEAERVEMLKREVGELKEVIEGKDFLLQSYKEQKVELSSKIRELQEKFSSQVPNIL; from the exons ATGAAGTCAAAGACTAACAGGAGCATACAGAAGGCGAGAAAAACAGATAATGTCCAAGGAGGACCAAACTGGGTTCTTGTTGCGGGAGGAGTTTTGCTGAGCACACTCTCAGTTAAACTTGGGTGCAAATTGAAACAACTATTTGATGCGAAGCAACGAAATAGTAATACTTCCAAAG CCCAAAGAAGGCCAGGAACATGTGAGTTACACTCAAATCTCTACCGGTTTAGTGATCACCTGAGCTGCTACCATTGTAATTCAG GGTTTTCAGGCAATGGAGTAGGAGTAAAGCAGGCACCTGCAAGTCCTGCATCAAAACAGATGGAACCCTCCCTTCCACTTGTGAAGATACCAGGACCAGAATCAAGCAAAGAGAATAATGGCGTCATGTGGATATCATCACCTGATCGACTTGAGGATCCTCGTAAACCATTTCAGTACTCAAACAGTTCTGGCTCTCCTTGTGTTTCAGAATCAGGATCTGACATCTATAGCAAGAAAGAGGTTATACAGAAGCTGAGGCAGCATCTCAAGAAACGTGATGAGATGATCATGGAGATGCAAGCTCAGATTGCTGATCTTAAAAACTCTCTTAACATCCAGGAGACACATTCCACCAATTTGCAGTCTCAGCTGGATTCCGCTAACCGTGATCTCTTCGAATCTGAGCGAGAGATTCAGCACCTGAGGAAGATCATTGCAGATCATTGTGTTGCAGAAGCACTCTCTCATGATAAACCTTTGCTGGCTGGGCATTGGCAGTCAGGTGCCACCAATGGGCATGCCAATGGCTATGCTGATAGCAGCAGTGTTGATGACCCTGAGCTGCATTTTATTGGCCTCgacaaaaggaaaggagaggcAGAAAGGGTGGAGATGCTCAAGAGGGAGGTCGGTGAGCTAAAGGAAGTTATCGAAGGGAAGGACTTCCTGCTTCAGAGCTACAAGGAGCAGAAGGTGGAGCTCTCTTCCAAGATAAGGGAATTGCAGGAGAAATTCTCAAGTCAAGTGCCCAACATCCTGTAG
- the LOC4329793 gene encoding pentatricopeptide repeat-containing protein At5g65560 has product MRATPPPPPRPPARAYPGTSPMGSSPALPRSTNPAALLAHLAAVLTSPDWFLNPSLPRLPALLTPSLPESLPVPLPVRLAAAAARVAAPSRHLLAVALPVVLRLHSLSPPPLRPLFDRPFASLLAHLSRFALAPLALRLFAHMHRHAPPAPTAPTYNAVIRSLCRRADLARALRYLSLMVRSGWRPDAYTFNSLIVGYCRTNQVDVARDLFDKMPLRGFAQDVVSYATLIEGLCEAGRIDEAVELFGEMDQPDMHMYAALVKGLCNAERGEEGLLMLRRMKELGWRPSTRAYAAVVDFRCRERKAKEAEEMLQEMFEKGLAPCVVTCTAVINAYCKEGRMSDALRVLELMKLRGCKPNVWTYNALVQGFCNEGKVHKAMTLLNKMRACGVNPDAVTYNLLIRGQCIDGHIESAFRLLRLMEGDGLIADQYTYNALINALCKDGRTDQACSLFDSLETRGIKPNAVTFNSLINGLCKSGKADIAWKFLEKMVSAGCTPDTYTYSSFIEHLCKMKGSQEGLSFIGEMLQKDVKPSTVNYTIVIHKLLKERNYGLVARTWGEMVSSGCNPDVVTYTTSMRAYCIEGRLNEAENVLMEMSKNGVTVDTMAYNTLMDGHASIGQTDHAVSILKQMTSVASVPNQFTYFILLRHLVRMRLVEDVLPLTPAGVWKAIELTDVFGLFDVMKKNEFLPNSGTYSSILEGFSEDGRTEEATSLVSLMKEDSISLNEDIYTALVTCFCKSKRYLDAWVLVCSMIQHGFIPQLMSYQHLLSGLICEGQTDKAKEIFMNSRWKDYSPDEIVWKVIIDGLIKKGHSDISREMIIMLERMNCRPSHQTYAMLTEELPDRE; this is encoded by the coding sequence ATGCgggcgacgccaccgccgccgccgcgtcccccgGCTCGCGCGTACCCAGGAACGTCTCCCATGGGCTCGTCTCCAGCCTTGCCGCGCTCCACCAACCCGGCGGCGCTCCtcgcccacctcgccgccgtcctcaccTCGCCCGACTGGTTCCTCAACCCTTCCCTGCCCCGCCTCCCTGCCCTGCTCACGCCGTCCCTGCCGGAGTCGCTCCCCGTCCCGCTCcccgtccgcctcgccgccgcggcggccagggTGGCCGCGCCGTcccgccacctcctcgccgtcgcgctcCCGGTCGTCCTCCGCCTCCACTCCCTCTCGcccccgccgctccgcccgctcttCGACCGCCCcttcgcctccctcctcgcccaccTCTCCCGCTTCGccctcgcgccgctcgccctcCGCCTCTTCGCCCACATGCACCGCCAcgccccgccggcgccgacagcCCCCACCTACAACGCCGTCATCCGCTCCctctgccgccgcgccgacctcgcccgcgccctGCGGTACCTCAGCCTCATGGTCCGCTCCGGCTGGCGCCCCGACGCCTACACGTTCAACTCCCTCATCGTCGGGTATTGCCGCACCAACCAGGTCGACGTTGCCCGCGACCTGTTCGACAAAATGCCCCTGAGAGGGTTCGCCCAGGACGTGGTCTCTTACGCCACGCTGATTGAGGGGCTTTGTGAGGCGGGGAGGATTGACGAGGCAGTGGAGTTGTTCGGGGAGATGGACCAGCCAGACATGCACATGTATGCAGCCTTAGTGAAGGGGTTGTGTAATGCGGagcggggggaggaggggcTTCTCATGCTGCGTAGGATGAAGGAATTGGGGTGGCGGCCAAGCACCCGTGCTTATGCAGCTGTGGTTGATTTCCGGTGTAGGGAGCGTAAGGCCAAGGAGGCTGAGGAAATGCTTCAGGAGATGTTTGAAAAGGGATTGGCACCGTGTGTTGTGACATGCACTGCGGTGATAAATGCATATTGTAAGGAGGGAAGGATGAGCGATGCATTGAGGGTGTTGGAGTTGATGAAGTTGAGGGGGTGCAAGCCAAATGTGTGGACATATAATGCATTGGTCCAAGGGTTCTGTAATGAAGGAAAGGTGCACAAGGCGATGACTTTGTTGAACAAGATGAGAGCATGTGGAGTCAACCCAGATGCTGTGACATATAATTTGTTGATTCGGGGCCAATGCATTGATGGACATATAGAGAGTGCTTTCCGATTGCTACGTTTGATGGAAGGAGATGGTTTAATTGCTGATCAGTACACATATAATGCGTTGATCAATGCTCTCTGCAAGGATGGAAGAACTGATCAAGCTTGCTCCCTTTTTGATAGTCTAGAAACTAGAGGCATAAAACCTAATGCCGTGACATTCAATTCCTTGATAAATGGGTTATGCAAGTCTGGTAAAGCTGATATTGCATGGAAATTTTTGGAAAAGATGGTTTCTGCAGGTTGCACACCCGATACTTACACATACAGTTCATTTATTGAACACCTATGCAAGATGAAGGGGTCACAAGAAGGTCTGTCCTTTATAGGGGAGATGCTACAAAAGGATGTGAAGCCCTCAACAGTCAATTATACAATTGTGATTCATAAGCTTTTAAAGGAGAGAAACTATGGATTGGTTGCGAGAACCTGGGGCGAAATGGTTTCATCAGGTTGCAATCCTGATGTAGTCACTTATACAACGTCTATGCGTGCTTACTGCATTGAAGGAAGACTAAATGAAGCAGAAAATGTTTTGATGGAGATGAGCAAAAATGGGGTCACTGTAGATACAATGGCATACAATACTCTGATGGATGGACATGCAAGTATTGGACAGACAGATCATGCAGTCTCAATCTTGAAACAAATGACAAGTGTTGCTTCTGTGCCAAACCAGTTTACTTATTTTATCTTGCTTAGACATCTTGTACGCATGAGATTAGTGGAGGATGTGTTGCCTTTGACCCCAGCTGGTGTGTGGAAAGCCATAGAGCTTACTGATGTCTTTGGGTTGTTTGATGTAATGAAGAAGAACGAATTTCTTCCTAATTCAGGAACTTATTCTTCCATTCTAGAGGGGTTTTCTGAAGATGGAAGAACGGAAGAGGCGACATCGTTAGTTTCTCTTATGAAAGAAGATAGTATATCTCTGAATGAAGACATCTATACTGCTCTCGTTACTTGTTTTTGCAAATCCAAAAGGTATTTGGATGCATGGGTGTTGGTTTGCTCTATGATTCAACATGGTTTTATACCACAGTTGATGTCCTACCAACATCTGCTTTCTGGGCTTATTTGTGAAGGACAAACAGATAAGGCTAAAGAAATATTCATGAATTCTAGATGGAAAGACTATAGTCCCGATGAGATTGTGTGGAAAGTGATTATTGATGGCCTGATAAAAAAAGGTCACTCAGATATATCCCGTGAAATGATTATCATGTTAGAGCGTATGAACTGCAGACCAAGTCATCAAACCTATGCAATGCTGACTGAGGAATTACCTGACAGGGAATAA
- the LOC4329794 gene encoding uncharacterized protein: MRVAPKVLVLVRDAAGYGAALADALRPTPGLTRESTPLELPLAKYGLDGEKASGELVNFSDSSGDPQVSFFVLPDYKPPVAACAMNEILALVSSEAPSTQPTLIVPFMTRSPNYYHGAKTGQLATLHGAEIGATTEFTQMLVDGTTKLPQSLQVRSEPILCLLEMVRVLNIPTVILFASGGQHQGKSSTDVDLEVLQCVGDHLAKHINLEFSKETVLQRGIEKSPVFQEPWRELYQ, encoded by the exons ATGCGGGTGGCACCCAaggtcctcgtcctcgtccgcgacgccgccggctacggcgccgccctcgccgacgCGCTCCGCCCAACGCCGGGGCTCACGAG GGAATCCACGCCCCTGGAGCTCCCCCTCGCCAAGTACGGCCTCGACGGGGAGAAGGCCTCCGGCGAGCTCGTGAACTTCTCCGATTCTAGTGGCGATCCGCAG GTGTCCTTTTTTGTCCTACCAGACTATAAGCCTCCTGTTGCAGCATGTGCTATGAATGAGATTTTAGCATTGGTTTCTTCGGAAGCTCCATCCACTCAGCCAACCCTCATTGTCCCATTTATGACAAGATCGCCAAACTATTATCATGGAGCAAAAACAGGACAGTTAGCTACACTCCATGGTGCTGAAATAGGAGCAACAACTGAGTTTACTCAGATGTTAGTTGACGGAACTACTAAACTTCCTCAATCTTTACAAGTGCGAAGTGAGCCAATACTCTGTTTGCTGGAAATGGTACGTGTGTTGAATATACCGACAGTTATTCTTTTTGCATCCGGTGGGCAGCACCAAGGAAAAAGCTCTACAGATGTGGACCTTGAG GTGCTGCAGTGTGTAGGTGATCACTTGGCTAAGCACATCAACTTGGAATTCAGCAAAGAAACCGTTCTTCAGAGGGGGATCGAAAAATCACCCGTCTTTCAGGAACCATGGCGCGAACTGTACCAGTGA
- the LOC4329795 gene encoding heavy metal-associated isoprenylated plant protein 16, with product MKKEIIIRISVKTDKCQKKAMKEAATVSGVQSVTLAGGDRNLLLVIGEGVDTNKLTKKLKRKVGSGEIVELRTVDTFEAAAAMFPGGMIMPPPAPGSKDAAAARAMATTRASPYHYQPSPYGPYHQQQQWQPPYAMAPSPYAYPYQYHPSPMAMAAGGGGYGYGGSSYSRAVALSHPAIYSPLVEKHDYHPMNHSTTTKKKTTTTTTTTGAGTGRAAAAAAGGKTFKAVSRSRRHHESDSNACCIL from the exons ATGAAG AAGGAGATCATTATCAGGATTTCCGTGAAAACCGACAAATGCCAGAAGAAGGCCATGAAAGAGGCTGCTACTGTCAGCG GGGTGCAGTCGGTGAcgctggccggcggcgaccggaacCTGCTGCTGGTGATCGGCGAGGGCGTGGACACGAACAAGCTGACCAAGAAGCTCAAGAGGAAGGTGGGCTCCGGTGAGATCGTCGAGCTGAGGACCGTCGACACgttcgaggcggcggcggcgatgttcCCGGGCGGGATGatcatgccgccgccggcgccggggagcaaggacgccgccgccgccagggcgatggcgacgacgcgGGCGTCGCCGTACCACTACCAGCCGTCGCCGTACGGCCCgtaccaccagcagcagcagtggcagCCGCCGTACGCCATGGCGCCCAGCCCGTACGCGTACCCGTACCAGTACCACCCGTCGCCGATGGcgatggccgccggcggcggcggctacggctACGGCGGCAGCAGCTACTCCCGCGCGGTGGCGCTCAGCCACCCGGCCATCTACTCGCCGCTGGTGGAGAAGCACGACTACCACCCCATGAaccactccaccaccaccaagaagaagaccaccaccaccaccaccaccaccggcgccggcaccggccgcgccgccgccgcagccgccggcggcAAGACCTTCAAGGCGGTgtcccgctcccgccgccaccacgagAGCGACAGCAACGCCTGCTGCATTCTCTAG